Part of the Terriglobia bacterium genome, GGCCGGCTGCGGTATCGGCGGTCCGCGGAGTACAGGTACCGGGCCTTGCCCGCGGGGGAGAGGCGCGGAGCCGGGGGTGCCTCCTCGGTCCCCAGCAGCTCGGAGAACGGCACGCCGAGGCCGTGGGCCACCTTCCACAGCACCGCGATGGTCGGATTCGTCTTCTCCGTCTCGATCTGGCTGAGCATGGCGCGGCTGACTCCGGCGCGCTCGGCCAGATCGCCGAGGCTGAGGCCCGCGGCCCGGCGCAGACGCCGAAGGCGATCGGCGATCCTCAGGTTGATCTCGTCCATGGGCCCCCCGGTGTTCACGATAACGCACACTTGCTTGACATCGTGTACGTTGTTCAGTATATTGAACGCCGTTCGTCTTTGCAACGCCCGGCCCACGGGCGAGGGAGCATACGCCATGGCGACCTTCTATCCCGACGTGACCCGCT contains:
- a CDS encoding XRE family transcriptional regulator, producing the protein MDEINLRIADRLRRLRRAAGLSLGDLAERAGVSRAMLSQIETEKTNPTIAVLWKVAHGLGVPFSELLGTEEAPPAPRLSPAGKARYLYSADRRYRSRPLLGNVPGHRVELYELRLEAGAVENADPHPKGSFEQVYVNSGRLRMDVGETTHELGPGDAILFPADRPHRYESLGRAAFTGLSLILYGG